One genomic segment of Pleurocapsa minor HA4230-MV1 includes these proteins:
- the dgt gene encoding dNTP triphosphohydrolase, with translation MLQRQQRQHNPFGSQGDKPGDNRQSFQIDRDRILYSSAFRRLAQITQVLTAQEGHVFHNRLTHSLKVAQVARRLAEKLLAEQPKVAEAIGGVNPDVVEAAALAHDLGHPPFGHIAEEELDTCARKAGLTDGFEGNAQSFRILTRLAIHRLDYYGLNLTRATLNAVLKYPWLRSPDTASKRHRKYCIYDLDCEAFSFVREKSDDRQSIEASIMDFADDITYSVHDLEDFYLAGLIPLELLATDWDELDRFITEWLRVSPRNRVARVVQANPHRFQNFLNATYNLKGQYPPGSFEQKAQIKRISSQLIQNYVQSVQLTTEYGDRGHLKYNRNREEELKFLQRIVWSYVISNPRLATQRYGQKRIIKTLFEIYLQAISDRDLSFIPARFVREFLEIEANLGNSPELNREQTRMAVDIVAGLSEAEAVIQYRRLTGISQGLFLDSWN, from the coding sequence CCCTTTGGTAGTCAAGGAGATAAACCAGGAGATAATCGTCAATCTTTTCAGATAGATCGCGATCGCATTCTTTATTCTTCTGCTTTTCGTCGTTTGGCGCAAATTACGCAAGTTTTAACGGCGCAAGAAGGGCATGTCTTTCATAACCGTTTAACTCACTCTTTAAAAGTGGCTCAGGTGGCTCGTAGATTAGCTGAAAAATTGCTAGCAGAACAGCCAAAGGTAGCGGAGGCGATTGGTGGAGTTAATCCAGATGTAGTTGAGGCTGCTGCTTTGGCTCATGATTTGGGTCATCCTCCCTTTGGTCATATTGCTGAGGAAGAGTTAGATACTTGCGCTAGAAAAGCTGGTTTAACCGATGGTTTTGAAGGAAACGCCCAATCTTTTCGGATTTTAACCAGACTGGCAATTCATCGGCTCGATTATTATGGTTTAAATCTGACCCGAGCTACCCTAAATGCAGTTTTAAAATATCCGTGGTTGCGATCGCCTGATACTGCTTCTAAAAGACATCGCAAGTATTGTATTTACGATTTAGACTGTGAGGCATTTAGCTTTGTCCGCGAGAAATCAGATGATCGGCAATCGATTGAAGCCAGTATTATGGATTTTGCTGATGATATTACTTATAGCGTTCACGATCTCGAAGATTTTTACCTGGCTGGTTTGATTCCCCTAGAGCTATTAGCCACAGATTGGGATGAACTAGACCGCTTTATTACCGAGTGGCTCAGGGTATCACCTCGTAATCGAGTAGCCAGAGTAGTTCAAGCTAACCCCCATCGCTTCCAAAACTTTCTCAATGCTACCTATAACCTCAAGGGGCAATATCCCCCAGGCTCTTTTGAACAAAAAGCTCAGATCAAACGCATTAGCTCACAACTAATTCAAAACTATGTGCAGTCGGTGCAGTTAACTACTGAGTATGGCGATCGCGGTCATCTTAAATACAATCGTAATCGGGAAGAAGAGCTAAAGTTTCTTCAGCGGATTGTCTGGTCTTATGTGATTTCTAATCCCCGTTTAGCCACTCAACGATACGGACAAAAGAGAATTATCAAAACCCTATTTGAAATCTATCTGCAAGCAATTAGCGATCGCGACTTGAGCTTTATTCCTGCTCGTTTTGTGCGGGAATTTCTGGAAATTGAAGCTAACTTAGGTAATTCTCCAGAATTAAACCGAGAACAAACTCGCATGGCAGTAGATATCGTAGCAGGATTAAGCGAAGCAGAAGCCGTAATTCAATATCGTCGCTTGACAGGTATTAGTCAAGGATTGTTTTTAGATAGTTGGAATTGA